A portion of the Bifidobacterium lemurum genome contains these proteins:
- a CDS encoding transglutaminase domain-containing protein, producing the protein MTALTSSATVVSSTNAIRARSNRRLRVREFHPSRRRDNTIHVRADRRGKARAENGGAGHSADVLHENVLRADAACGQALRQSRIITMACVITVMLLAVANLIDVYGDLSQWASAAVPAVIAGAAIAWAGTRPAWRLWWQLVLLAASQCVLGPIIAVNHTTVAHMLPTWRTLALGWEATFGSFKYLIAIEPPTGTADGSLMAVWTIGLWFTLLAGVFAFAETAWLNTLSALPIGMAVAVCAWLGTDSGWHRAGCGILMGIMLTVWLSWKWRLLEWRRWRTAVAMLAVAVTIAGSSPLMLAQHRRVLRDAYDPPLTPIAYASPLSGFRSYIKDHRDETLLTVEGLPKGTPIRLAVMDHFDGVVWNLTGSTEYDDSTRPHESTRSAGSSRYRRMGTRIRNEERGEPFTATFTIGSGFTDVWLPLAGAATAVDFLDDEDSRAFFYNVDTDSGILPHGTAEGMTYTETGVFPAVPSDAAINRATAAHITQPQALDVPEAVDELASAIAGGQTSGGEAARALAAVLRESGWFSHGLEGDYPSLAGHGNYRITSLLSGDAMVGDDEQYASAMALMARAVGLPSRVVMGFRSENGSANAKSATDVGILGGTRGEVQGEIQGGADSAGDHGSAVSFTGDDIAAWVEINLSGLGWVAFHPTPDEAKTPNDDLTLAPPDPQVLVRQPPVPLTDPLRDAPRIRPHSSITGTDAERNEGNPFWEGFIGIVVRIILVGSPLWMAIILICGILVLNAARRVLARCRGTPRQRILAGWGTLCDLAERDGIPLSGSRRQQAADIVDHMPLLRENLAQTVRALGYAADFAAFSGQSIHAKQARRYWRHVDRLHAAMLRALPRTRRWRARLALRGTRPKRSPSIRDSPRRRAKRPRRGPNPRHCACPPRDTGRAPASLGNAGALWSACQAFRFTARLPDRRRGRPDRRRR; encoded by the coding sequence ATGACCGCCCTCACCTCCTCCGCCACCGTCGTCTCCTCCACCAACGCCATCCGCGCTCGCAGCAACCGACGCCTGCGTGTTCGGGAATTTCATCCGTCCCGCCGCCGTGACAACACCATCCACGTCCGCGCCGACCGACGCGGCAAGGCACGCGCGGAGAACGGCGGCGCAGGCCACAGCGCAGACGTTTTGCACGAGAACGTTTTGCGTGCGGATGCCGCCTGCGGTCAGGCGCTGCGGCAAAGCCGAATCATCACCATGGCATGCGTAATCACAGTCATGCTGCTCGCCGTGGCCAATCTCATCGACGTATACGGCGACCTCTCGCAATGGGCGTCGGCGGCCGTCCCCGCCGTAATCGCAGGCGCGGCGATCGCGTGGGCCGGCACGCGACCGGCATGGCGGCTCTGGTGGCAGCTGGTATTGCTGGCGGCCTCCCAATGCGTGCTTGGCCCGATCATCGCCGTGAACCACACCACGGTGGCGCATATGCTGCCCACATGGCGCACCCTGGCCTTGGGATGGGAGGCGACGTTCGGCTCGTTCAAATATCTCATCGCCATAGAACCCCCGACCGGAACCGCCGATGGTTCGCTGATGGCGGTATGGACGATCGGCTTGTGGTTCACGTTGCTGGCGGGTGTGTTCGCATTCGCCGAAACCGCCTGGCTCAATACGCTGTCCGCGCTGCCGATCGGCATGGCGGTGGCGGTCTGCGCATGGCTCGGCACCGATTCGGGATGGCACCGCGCGGGTTGCGGCATACTGATGGGAATCATGCTTACCGTCTGGCTGTCGTGGAAATGGCGACTGCTTGAGTGGCGGAGGTGGCGAACGGCGGTGGCCATGCTGGCCGTCGCCGTCACCATCGCGGGATCAAGCCCACTTATGCTGGCGCAGCATCGTCGCGTTCTGCGCGATGCATACGATCCACCGTTGACCCCGATCGCCTACGCCAGTCCGTTAAGTGGTTTTCGATCCTATATCAAAGATCATCGGGACGAGACGCTGCTCACCGTCGAAGGACTGCCCAAGGGTACGCCGATACGGCTTGCGGTGATGGACCATTTCGACGGCGTCGTATGGAATCTCACCGGATCCACGGAATATGACGATTCCACGCGACCTCACGAATCCACGCGGTCCGCCGGATCATCACGGTATCGCCGTATGGGGACGCGTATCCGTAACGAAGAACGGGGCGAACCCTTCACGGCCACATTCACCATCGGATCCGGTTTCACCGATGTCTGGCTGCCGCTGGCCGGTGCCGCCACCGCCGTCGATTTCCTCGACGATGAGGATTCACGCGCGTTCTTCTACAACGTCGACACCGATTCCGGCATTCTCCCTCATGGCACAGCCGAAGGCATGACCTATACCGAAACCGGCGTGTTCCCCGCCGTTCCCAGCGACGCGGCCATCAACCGGGCGACCGCCGCGCATATCACCCAACCTCAGGCGTTGGATGTTCCCGAAGCCGTCGACGAACTCGCTTCGGCTATCGCCGGAGGCCAGACCAGCGGCGGCGAAGCGGCTCGGGCGTTGGCCGCCGTGCTCAGGGAGTCCGGCTGGTTCTCGCATGGGCTCGAAGGCGACTATCCCTCTCTTGCCGGTCACGGCAATTACCGTATCACCAGCCTGTTGTCCGGCGACGCCATGGTGGGCGACGACGAACAATACGCCTCCGCCATGGCGCTTATGGCCAGGGCGGTCGGCCTGCCCAGTCGTGTGGTGATGGGATTCAGATCAGAAAACGGTTCCGCGAACGCCAAAAGCGCAACCGATGTCGGAATCCTAGGTGGGACCCGAGGCGAGGTCCAAGGCGAAATCCAAGGTGGAGCCGATTCCGCGGGCGACCATGGTTCCGCAGTCTCGTTCACCGGTGATGATATCGCCGCCTGGGTGGAGATAAACCTGTCCGGATTGGGTTGGGTGGCGTTCCATCCCACGCCCGACGAGGCGAAAACCCCCAACGACGATCTCACGCTCGCGCCTCCCGATCCGCAAGTTTTGGTGCGCCAGCCGCCGGTGCCGCTCACCGATCCGCTGCGGGACGCGCCACGGATTCGGCCGCACAGTTCGATCACAGGAACCGACGCCGAGAGGAACGAAGGCAATCCGTTCTGGGAAGGGTTCATAGGCATCGTCGTTCGCATCATCTTGGTTGGCAGCCCGCTGTGGATGGCCATCATCCTTATCTGCGGCATCCTCGTCCTCAACGCGGCGCGACGCGTGCTGGCGCGTTGCCGCGGCACGCCGCGACAGCGTATCCTCGCAGGCTGGGGTACGCTGTGCGATCTCGCCGAACGTGACGGCATACCGCTATCAGGCTCTCGACGCCAGCAGGCGGCCGATATCGTCGACCACATGCCGCTCTTACGCGAGAATCTGGCGCAGACCGTGCGGGCGTTGGGCTATGCGGCCGATTTCGCCGCTTTCTCAGGCCAGTCGATTCACGCCAAACAGGCGCGCCGATACTGGCGACATGTCGACCGACTCCATGCGGCCATGCTGCGCGCACTCCCCCGGACCCGCCGGTGGCGCGCGCGTCTCGCGCTGCGAGGAACGCGTCCAAAACGAAGTCCTTCCATACGTGATTCTCCGCGGAGACGGGCAAAGCGACCCCGACGCGGACCAAATCCACGTCATTGCGCATGCCCCCCCCGGGATACGGGCAGGGCCCCGGCATCCCTTGGGAATGCCGGGGCCCTGTGGTCAGCGTGTCAGGCGTTTCGCTTTACAGCACGTCTCCCAGATCGCCGCCGAGGTCGACCTGACCGCCGGCGTCGTTGA
- a CDS encoding DNA-directed RNA polymerase subunit beta' — translation MLDVNAFDKLRIGLATADDIRGWSHGEVKKPETINYRTLKPEKDGLFGEQIFGPTRDWECACGKYKRVRFKGIVCERCGVEVTKSRVRRERMGHIELAAPVTHIWFFKGVPSRLGYLLNVTPKDLERVIYFASYMVTEVDDEQRHTDLPGLQDEFDTEIKQLERRRDNEIEERAKKVESDLAELEAAGEAKGPARAKLRNSAEREMAAIRQRFNDQISRLDAVFDKFKKLAPGDMIDDVDLWREMQDRYGDYFDGCMGAEAIKKRLQSLDLEAISMELKEEIKDASEQRKTKALKRLKVVNAFLTTGNKPEAMVLDAIPVIPPDLRPMVQLDGGRFATSDLNDLYRRVINRNNRLKRLIELGAPEIMLNNEKRMLQEAVDSLFDNGRRGRPVTGASNRPLKSLSDMLKGKQGRFRQNLLGKRVDYSGRSVIVVGPSLRMHQCGLPKPMALELFKPFVIKRLVDLNYAQNMKSAKRLVDRGDSEVWGVLEEVIAEHPVLLNRAPTLHRLGIQAFEPILVEGKAIHLPPLACAAFNADFDGDQMAVHLPLSAEAQAEARSLMMSSDNILKPADGHTVTMPSQDMILGLYYLSTVVEGAKGQGRVFSSLDEAEMSLDLHEIDMQAKVLIRLPQDFTLPTDWEPGEVQVVDPQPGSAEVVKEERFHDGTVLFATSFGRILFNETLPTDYPFVNDQVAKGRLSNIVDDIAMRYSTQQVAATLDALKDLGFTRAPWSGVTMSFSDIATPPEGDAIIADYEQQAAKVNDQFDMGLLTAEDRREELISLWTECTDKVAEAMRDNFHDANNVNIMVQSGARGNWMQIRQIAGMRGLVANPKGEIIPRPVKSNYREGLSVLEYFISQHGARKGLADTALRTAESGYLTRRLVDVSQDVIVREEDCGTKAGLMLRVADRDADGNLTLVKAADGGPYSRLLAADVIDPADGETVLFKRDDALSMDALNTLVEHGIEEVKCRSVLTCESKRGVCSKCYGWSLATNKLVDVGETVGIVAAQSIGEPGTQLTLRSFHSGGVASASDITQGLPRVTELFEARTPKGEAPITEFAGTIKVTENDRGRQIVLTPDADSGAPTEDGVIKPITYQVSRRVPMLVKDGEHVKTGTQLVEGSVDPKKILTILGKRAAQVNIVEEVHNVYRSQGVDIHDKHIEVIVHQMTRRITIIDSGDTDLLPGELVDNARFRATNMATVKNGGKPAVGRPALMGITKASLATDSWLSAASFQETTRVLTEAALSQKVDDLKGLKENVIIGKLIPAGTGLARYRNAVVEPDKAIRDTIYPNFGLGGDMEAGADFSDADLSDVDFSNIDFGDLKLGDDFNPDDFLNDAGGQVDLGGDLGDVL, via the coding sequence GTGCTGGATGTCAACGCTTTTGACAAACTGAGGATTGGTCTCGCCACCGCCGACGATATTCGCGGTTGGAGCCACGGCGAGGTCAAGAAGCCCGAAACCATCAACTACCGTACCCTCAAGCCCGAGAAGGACGGTCTGTTCGGCGAGCAGATCTTCGGCCCGACCCGCGACTGGGAGTGCGCCTGCGGCAAGTACAAGCGCGTGCGCTTCAAGGGCATCGTGTGCGAGCGATGCGGCGTCGAGGTGACCAAGAGCCGCGTGCGCCGCGAGCGCATGGGCCATATCGAACTGGCCGCTCCGGTGACGCATATCTGGTTCTTCAAGGGTGTGCCGTCGCGTCTGGGCTACCTGCTCAACGTGACCCCGAAGGATCTGGAGCGCGTGATCTACTTCGCCTCCTACATGGTCACCGAGGTCGACGATGAGCAGCGCCACACGGATCTGCCCGGTCTGCAGGACGAGTTCGACACCGAGATCAAGCAGCTGGAACGCCGCCGCGACAACGAGATCGAGGAGCGCGCCAAGAAGGTCGAATCCGATCTGGCCGAGCTCGAGGCCGCCGGCGAGGCCAAGGGACCCGCCCGCGCCAAGCTGCGCAACAGCGCCGAGCGCGAGATGGCCGCCATCCGCCAGCGTTTCAACGACCAGATCTCCCGTCTGGACGCCGTGTTCGACAAGTTCAAGAAGCTTGCCCCCGGCGACATGATCGACGATGTGGATCTGTGGCGTGAGATGCAGGACCGCTACGGCGACTACTTCGACGGCTGCATGGGCGCCGAGGCGATCAAGAAGCGTCTGCAGTCCCTCGATCTTGAGGCCATCTCCATGGAGCTGAAGGAAGAGATCAAGGACGCCTCCGAGCAGCGCAAGACCAAGGCCCTGAAGCGTCTCAAGGTCGTCAACGCCTTCCTGACCACCGGCAACAAGCCGGAGGCCATGGTGCTCGACGCGATTCCGGTCATCCCGCCGGATCTGCGGCCTATGGTGCAGCTCGACGGCGGCCGCTTCGCGACCTCCGATCTGAACGACCTCTACCGTCGTGTGATCAACCGCAACAACCGTTTGAAGCGCCTCATCGAGCTCGGCGCCCCGGAGATCATGCTCAACAACGAGAAGCGCATGCTCCAGGAGGCCGTCGACTCGCTGTTCGACAACGGCCGCCGTGGACGCCCGGTCACCGGCGCCTCGAACCGTCCGCTCAAGTCCCTGTCCGACATGCTCAAGGGCAAGCAGGGCCGCTTCCGTCAGAACCTGCTCGGCAAGCGCGTGGACTACTCCGGCCGTTCCGTGATCGTGGTGGGCCCGTCCCTGCGCATGCACCAGTGCGGTCTGCCCAAGCCGATGGCGCTCGAGCTGTTCAAGCCCTTCGTCATCAAGCGTCTGGTGGACCTCAACTACGCGCAGAACATGAAGAGCGCCAAGCGTCTGGTCGACCGCGGCGATTCCGAGGTGTGGGGCGTGCTCGAAGAGGTCATCGCCGAGCATCCCGTGCTGCTCAACCGCGCGCCCACGCTGCACCGTCTGGGCATCCAGGCCTTCGAGCCGATTCTGGTCGAAGGCAAGGCCATCCACCTGCCGCCGCTCGCCTGCGCCGCCTTCAACGCCGACTTCGACGGCGACCAGATGGCCGTGCACCTGCCGCTGAGCGCCGAAGCCCAGGCCGAGGCCCGCTCGCTGATGATGTCGTCCGACAACATCCTCAAGCCCGCCGACGGCCACACCGTGACCATGCCTTCGCAGGATATGATCCTCGGTCTGTACTACCTGTCCACCGTGGTGGAGGGCGCCAAGGGCCAGGGCCGCGTGTTCTCCTCGCTGGACGAGGCCGAGATGTCGCTCGACCTGCACGAGATCGACATGCAGGCCAAGGTGCTGATCCGCCTGCCGCAGGACTTCACCCTGCCCACCGATTGGGAGCCGGGCGAGGTGCAGGTCGTCGACCCGCAGCCGGGCAGCGCCGAGGTCGTCAAGGAAGAGCGCTTCCACGACGGCACCGTGCTGTTCGCCACCTCCTTCGGCCGCATCCTGTTCAACGAGACCCTGCCGACGGACTACCCGTTCGTCAACGACCAGGTCGCCAAGGGCCGTCTGTCGAACATCGTCGACGACATCGCCATGCGCTACTCCACCCAGCAGGTGGCCGCCACGCTCGACGCCCTGAAGGATCTCGGCTTCACCCGCGCCCCGTGGTCCGGCGTGACCATGTCCTTCTCCGACATCGCCACCCCGCCGGAAGGCGACGCGATCATCGCCGACTACGAGCAGCAGGCCGCCAAGGTCAACGACCAGTTCGACATGGGTCTGCTCACCGCGGAGGACCGCCGCGAGGAGCTCATCAGCCTGTGGACCGAGTGCACCGACAAAGTGGCCGAGGCCATGCGCGACAACTTCCACGACGCCAACAACGTGAACATCATGGTGCAGTCGGGAGCGCGAGGCAACTGGATGCAGATCCGCCAGATCGCGGGTATGCGAGGCCTCGTGGCCAACCCGAAGGGCGAGATCATCCCCCGTCCGGTCAAGTCCAACTACCGCGAGGGCCTGTCCGTGCTGGAGTACTTCATCTCGCAGCACGGCGCCCGCAAGGGTCTGGCCGATACCGCACTGCGTACCGCCGAGTCGGGCTACCTGACCCGTCGTCTGGTCGACGTCTCCCAGGACGTGATCGTGCGCGAAGAGGACTGCGGCACCAAGGCCGGACTCATGCTGCGCGTGGCCGACCGCGACGCCGACGGCAACCTGACGCTGGTCAAGGCCGCCGACGGTGGCCCGTACTCCCGCCTGCTCGCGGCCGACGTGATCGACCCGGCCGACGGCGAGACCGTGCTGTTCAAGCGCGACGACGCCCTGTCGATGGACGCGCTCAACACGCTGGTCGAGCATGGCATCGAAGAGGTCAAGTGCCGTTCCGTGCTCACCTGCGAGTCCAAGCGCGGCGTGTGCTCCAAGTGCTACGGTTGGTCGCTGGCCACCAACAAGCTGGTCGACGTCGGCGAAACCGTCGGTATCGTCGCCGCCCAGTCCATCGGCGAGCCCGGTACCCAGCTGACGCTGCGCTCCTTCCACTCCGGCGGCGTCGCCTCGGCCTCCGATATCACGCAGGGTCTTCCCCGTGTCACCGAGTTGTTCGAGGCCCGCACCCCGAAGGGTGAGGCGCCGATCACCGAGTTCGCCGGCACCATCAAGGTCACCGAGAACGACCGCGGCCGCCAGATCGTCCTCACTCCGGACGCCGACTCCGGCGCTCCGACCGAGGACGGCGTGATCAAGCCGATCACGTATCAGGTGTCCCGCCGCGTGCCGATGCTTGTCAAGGACGGCGAACACGTCAAGACCGGCACCCAGCTGGTCGAAGGCTCCGTCGATCCGAAGAAGATCCTTACGATCCTCGGCAAGCGCGCCGCCCAGGTGAACATCGTGGAGGAGGTGCACAACGTGTACCGCTCCCAGGGTGTGGATATCCACGACAAGCACATCGAGGTCATCGTGCATCAGATGACCCGCCGCATCACCATCATCGACTCCGGCGACACCGATCTGCTGCCCGGCGAGTTGGTGGACAACGCCCGCTTCCGCGCCACCAACATGGCGACCGTGAAGAACGGCGGCAAGCCCGCCGTCGGCCGTCCTGCGCTGATGGGCATCACCAAGGCCTCGCTGGCCACCGATTCGTGGCTGTCGGCCGCCTCCTTCCAGGAGACGACCCGCGTGCTCACCGAAGCCGCTCTGAGCCAGAAGGTCGACGACCTGAAGGGCCTCAAGGAGAACGTCATCATCGGTAAGCTCATCCCGGCCGGTACGGGCCTCGCCCGCTACCGCAACGCCGTGGTCGAGCCCGACAAGGCGATCCGCGACACCATCTACCCGAACTTCGGTCTGGGTGGCGATATGGAGGCCGGCGCCGACTTCTCCGACGCCGATCTGAGCGATGTGGACTTCTCCAACATCGACTTCGGCGATCTGAAGCTCGGCGACGACTTCAATCCGGACGACTTCCTCAACGACGCCGGCGGTCAGGTCGACCTCGGCGGCGATCTGGGAGACGTGCTGTAA
- a CDS encoding DUF58 domain-containing protein, producing the protein MTFGLFASTLMTVALLSSLGGMRYDASMQVSDRRVKAGDAFSVHMEVSERGAGRFRISGPFVDLPIGRMRTRFAIPRLASGESAVMDVRHVAEARAVLRIGPPLIRQGDPFGFICRERPLTTHACVFVHPATVRLVLPRTGVSHDFEGLANGRVVSDDLDLHGLRPYEFGDDIRHAHWLSSAKSGRLMIRQYEETCRSDTSLTLDVAADHYDSPEEFELAVSVHASIGIACLEQERAIAMHAGTTHIMPHDALALLDAASAIRRNVGDSSDTDDAVSVDVADRTNSADTGTRPRHATADADADADSVGTRTPPHQATADAANLMGETVRYTPRASRYVLVTGSRTSLDRIAHAVMALPHSARRVVVRAALGGSGDVRDLAGFTIVAVGSLDGLPPFSEVII; encoded by the coding sequence TTGACGTTCGGATTGTTCGCGTCGACTCTGATGACGGTCGCTTTGCTGTCGTCGCTTGGCGGCATGCGATACGATGCCTCGATGCAGGTGTCCGACCGACGAGTCAAAGCGGGCGATGCGTTCAGTGTGCATATGGAGGTCAGCGAGCGTGGCGCGGGCCGATTCCGTATCTCCGGACCGTTTGTGGATCTTCCCATCGGTAGGATGCGCACACGATTCGCCATCCCTCGACTGGCGTCGGGCGAGTCCGCCGTCATGGATGTGCGTCATGTCGCCGAAGCCCGCGCCGTATTGCGAATCGGCCCGCCGCTTATCCGCCAGGGTGACCCGTTCGGTTTCATATGCCGTGAACGGCCTCTGACCACGCACGCCTGTGTGTTCGTCCATCCCGCCACCGTGCGTCTGGTATTGCCGCGCACTGGAGTTTCCCACGATTTCGAGGGGTTGGCGAACGGTCGGGTCGTCTCCGACGATCTTGACCTCCACGGACTGCGCCCATACGAGTTCGGCGATGACATACGCCATGCGCACTGGTTGAGCAGCGCGAAAAGCGGGCGGCTGATGATTCGCCAATACGAGGAGACATGCCGCTCCGACACCTCGTTGACGCTTGACGTGGCCGCCGATCATTACGATTCGCCGGAGGAGTTCGAATTGGCCGTATCCGTCCACGCCTCCATCGGCATCGCCTGTCTCGAGCAGGAAAGGGCGATCGCCATGCACGCCGGCACCACGCATATCATGCCGCATGATGCCTTGGCGTTGCTCGACGCGGCCAGCGCCATACGCCGCAACGTCGGCGATTCCTCCGACACCGACGATGCGGTCAGCGTCGACGTTGCCGACAGAACCAACAGCGCAGATACAGGGACTCGCCCCCGTCACGCTACCGCTGACGCCGACGCCGACGCCGATAGTGTCGGCACAAGGACTCCCCCGCACCAAGCCACCGCCGATGCCGCGAATCTCATGGGCGAAACCGTACGATATACGCCTCGTGCCTCACGGTACGTGCTGGTCACAGGTTCTCGCACGAGTCTGGACCGGATCGCACATGCCGTGATGGCGCTGCCCCACTCCGCCCGCCGCGTGGTGGTGCGAGCCGCTCTCGGCGGGTCCGGCGATGTACGGGACCTCGCCGGATTCACCATAGTCGCCGTCGGTTCCTTGGATGGTCTGCCGCCGTTCTCGGAGGTGATCATATGA